A single window of Nocardioides baekrokdamisoli DNA harbors:
- a CDS encoding TetR/AcrR family transcriptional regulator, whose product MNEPVRERILDAAVSVLAEVGRPTTKLLTSVAERAGVSRPTIYRHVGSQTDLFEALIRREVERRAAADILPALGRLENPYEDLAKTLEVMIRMVADHPVVKFVIRESPGTVVRQMDNFAPILAEAVVPIVQPVFDEAISAGRIPAVDVTTLVLWGARIAASREAIPVAGNTGDIRTEVEQLLALAALLRSPSKP is encoded by the coding sequence ATGAACGAACCAGTCCGCGAGCGGATCCTTGACGCTGCGGTCAGCGTGCTCGCGGAGGTCGGTCGGCCGACCACCAAACTGCTGACGTCGGTCGCCGAGAGGGCAGGCGTGTCACGTCCGACGATCTACCGCCACGTCGGCTCCCAGACCGACCTGTTCGAGGCTCTGATCCGGCGGGAAGTGGAACGACGCGCCGCCGCTGACATCCTTCCCGCACTGGGTCGTCTCGAGAACCCGTACGAGGACCTTGCAAAGACCCTCGAGGTGATGATCCGGATGGTGGCCGACCACCCGGTGGTGAAGTTCGTCATCCGGGAGAGTCCGGGGACGGTCGTACGTCAGATGGACAACTTCGCGCCGATCCTGGCCGAGGCCGTCGTACCCATCGTCCAGCCGGTGTTCGACGAGGCGATCAGCGCCGGGCGGATCCCGGCGGTCGACGTCACCACACTCGTGCTCTGGGGTGCTCGCATCGCCGCATCGCGCGAGGCCATCCCGGTCGCCGGCAACACCGGCGACATCCGAACCGAGGTGGAGCAGTTGCTCGCGCTCGCCGCTCTCCTCCGGTCTCCGTCGAAGCCCTGA
- a CDS encoding ATP-binding protein — MSATTRTYSLTPFIGRSQETRDVRALVEQHRLINLVGPGGVGKTRLAYEVFDQLAVDLDDAAWTVELADLSDAGLLGHAVAEAVGASVLAEGFDPRMLVRHISDRTSLLLIDNCEHMVPECAALITAVLQRCRNLRVITTSRHTLGVVGEQLYTVPPLIARDGLELFTARALAVAPSWTPGEHDRSAIIDMCSRLDGVAFAIELAASRMRTVGLEALGAEIEDQLAALVSTSASSGRHISMEACLRWGHDLCTPGEQLLWERLSVFAGTFTLQAARGVCEAADLSADEVDDALRGLADKSLIERDVHDRAGRYRMLEVVRQFGAARLAEKGELDLWHRRHCDHYLAMVDQFDAEWLGPDQVEWFQQLRTEQANLRLAFEYSVSHADHAASALRMCALLEHYVGSTGGASEALHWLRKATAQPTGAVVERAEALRVGCFVACVVGALDTAQRLHDDLLALSMGSDDARVRGCALYARAVLAAWSNDAPTGERVAQEAISVFQELGDTGRVANLHFLRALMLGWAHRPDDAAECYRECFALTQPLGERYWTSYAQWGLGVDMLLSGSIEESVQLEREALETKALFGDALGTALALEALAWAAVDRADGPLAAFLDAAADTIWTTLGVPLAGMPYLLRRRDQSRAALSRMSGVSESIALLGRTLPLAQIVEVAVGRAPLPSPTPQSNLTPREWEIATFLARGDTNQVIADHLVISRRTVESHVDRVLRKLGVSSRTEVRDALALR; from the coding sequence ATGAGCGCCACTACTCGGACGTACTCGCTCACCCCGTTCATCGGTCGTTCGCAGGAGACTCGCGACGTACGAGCCCTGGTCGAACAGCACCGTCTGATCAACCTGGTCGGGCCGGGAGGCGTCGGCAAGACGCGTCTGGCGTATGAGGTGTTCGACCAACTGGCCGTCGACCTCGACGACGCGGCGTGGACGGTCGAGCTCGCGGACCTCTCCGACGCCGGTCTCCTCGGCCATGCCGTGGCCGAGGCCGTCGGGGCATCCGTCCTCGCTGAAGGCTTCGATCCGCGGATGCTGGTCCGGCACATCAGTGATCGAACGTCGTTGCTGCTCATCGACAACTGCGAACACATGGTGCCCGAATGCGCCGCGCTCATCACCGCCGTCCTTCAGCGCTGCCGCAACCTGCGGGTGATCACGACCAGTCGGCACACCCTCGGGGTCGTCGGCGAGCAGCTCTACACCGTGCCTCCCCTCATCGCCCGCGACGGCCTCGAGTTGTTCACGGCCCGAGCTCTCGCGGTGGCGCCCAGCTGGACGCCCGGCGAGCATGACCGGTCCGCCATCATCGACATGTGCTCGCGTCTGGACGGCGTCGCGTTCGCCATCGAACTGGCTGCATCCCGTATGCGGACCGTAGGCCTCGAGGCGCTGGGTGCGGAGATTGAGGACCAGTTGGCTGCACTGGTGTCCACCTCGGCAAGTTCAGGACGACACATCTCCATGGAGGCCTGCCTCCGATGGGGACACGACCTGTGCACTCCGGGCGAGCAGTTGCTGTGGGAAAGACTGTCCGTCTTTGCGGGTACGTTCACGCTCCAAGCGGCGCGTGGTGTCTGCGAGGCAGCAGACCTGTCGGCTGACGAGGTAGACGATGCCCTCAGAGGCCTCGCGGACAAATCCTTGATCGAACGCGACGTCCACGACCGTGCTGGCCGCTACCGGATGCTTGAGGTCGTTCGACAGTTCGGCGCGGCGCGTCTGGCCGAGAAGGGTGAACTGGATCTCTGGCACAGGCGCCACTGCGACCATTACCTGGCGATGGTCGATCAGTTCGACGCCGAATGGTTGGGGCCGGATCAGGTCGAGTGGTTCCAACAACTGCGTACCGAGCAGGCCAACCTGCGACTCGCGTTCGAGTACAGCGTCAGCCACGCCGATCACGCCGCCTCAGCGCTACGCATGTGTGCTCTCCTCGAGCACTACGTCGGCTCGACCGGAGGCGCCAGCGAGGCCCTGCACTGGCTTCGCAAGGCCACTGCCCAACCGACCGGCGCCGTGGTCGAACGGGCCGAGGCACTTCGGGTCGGATGCTTCGTTGCGTGCGTGGTGGGTGCGCTCGACACCGCTCAGCGGCTGCACGACGACCTCCTCGCGTTGTCCATGGGGTCCGATGACGCCCGCGTACGTGGTTGCGCGCTGTACGCCCGGGCAGTCCTCGCGGCCTGGAGCAACGACGCCCCGACCGGCGAGCGCGTGGCCCAGGAGGCGATCTCCGTCTTCCAGGAGCTCGGCGACACCGGCCGGGTCGCGAATCTGCATTTTCTTCGCGCGCTCATGCTCGGATGGGCTCACCGCCCGGACGACGCGGCCGAGTGCTACCGGGAGTGTTTCGCGCTGACCCAGCCTCTCGGCGAGCGTTACTGGACCTCGTACGCCCAATGGGGACTCGGCGTGGACATGCTCCTGTCCGGAAGCATCGAGGAGTCGGTCCAACTCGAACGCGAGGCGCTCGAGACGAAGGCCCTTTTCGGTGATGCGCTCGGCACGGCGTTGGCTCTTGAGGCGCTGGCGTGGGCTGCGGTCGATCGAGCCGACGGGCCGCTAGCCGCATTCCTCGACGCCGCGGCCGACACCATCTGGACCACGTTGGGAGTACCACTGGCCGGCATGCCGTACCTGCTGCGGCGACGCGACCAGAGCAGGGCCGCGCTGAGCAGGATGTCGGGGGTGAGCGAGTCGATTGCCCTCCTCGGCCGGACGCTACCGCTTGCCCAGATCGTCGAGGTCGCCGTCGGTCGGGCGCCGCTGCCGAGCCCCACCCCGCAGTCGAATCTCACACCACGCGAATGGGAGATCGCCACCTTCCTGGCTCGAGGTGACACCAACCAGGTGATCGCCGACCACCTCGTGATCTCCCGCCGGACGGTGGAGTCCCATGTGGACCGGGTCCTGCGGAAGCTGGGCGTCTCGTCGCGCACCGAAGTCCGGGACGCACTCGCTCTCCGGTAG
- a CDS encoding helix-turn-helix transcriptional regulator, translating to MTKDIADVIPSKAVEQLERGVGPGHLIIVNGPPGLGHRHATYAWAATAYPKSVLVPNLDESADLEDLIRSAEDATLPDGLLVLSFEADQIPDLDALGTLAHDHKRCCVVVLAAPRWPHIPAGAYPVYAGAFRLDEGELEQMLARYPESAAADVTGLHAATNGWPGHVADLLRYVATGHAPSVDLEIRRVDERLRRLTLPALPEEWLPPMRYLALAGEVKAHGLQQVTPWEDPTLHMAHHGLLTSRVDDTYGDLFSLPEKLRSLLLDPAAFPLNEQDEMLRTIHEVRVTHGIQDCGLAAAYTLKDWERCATTLHRWPLRTEYSQFRPLAGRVLAELPEDVLRRYPTVAMRAAAIGLWPLDTASVSIPKAPDDIRAFLAAGRLPTLMHQTRVAIGALRKDGRIKEAMDISQRTGHVARTGQGPTRERILNQATIWCAQAGLSFHLGGQDAIAGRFYQAGWMYRDYSEVPFAAADVATKAAVLAAIGGDMPAVTRWLDAYDAIPEGAEWPDVVARTARLANAYVRWEDGDFEPHNAGSLVPHLFADDENWPFLLMLVGMMLLEAGEAERLIEVADEVQRVQFRTAKSDGIHQHLLQSARAEAYLVLGQGNRALAAMGDEVAASTVFGATGVRWSLATGQYDVAAARAEAMLAARGLPPRRRNRVRVLRAVALARLGRTDEAREALRSAIEDSDRHGLRRLGSAMDVENREFITDVLPDEAAALTGRSIARASLDVTELTDRETVILKLLAQGLTLPTIAAAEYVSLNTVKTQARSLYRKLGAGSRAEAVAAGQRLGLVAPGP from the coding sequence ACGCCACCTATGCGTGGGCTGCGACGGCGTACCCGAAGTCCGTGCTCGTCCCGAACCTCGACGAGTCGGCTGATCTGGAGGATCTGATCCGATCCGCAGAGGACGCGACCCTGCCGGACGGATTGCTGGTCCTGAGCTTCGAGGCCGACCAGATCCCCGACCTCGACGCACTCGGCACGCTGGCGCACGACCACAAGCGCTGTTGCGTCGTCGTCCTGGCCGCTCCTCGATGGCCGCACATCCCGGCGGGCGCGTACCCGGTCTACGCCGGCGCATTCAGGCTCGACGAAGGCGAACTTGAGCAGATGCTCGCTCGCTATCCCGAATCCGCCGCTGCCGACGTCACGGGCCTGCATGCAGCCACGAACGGATGGCCGGGACATGTGGCCGATCTGCTCAGATACGTGGCAACGGGCCACGCACCGTCGGTGGATCTGGAGATTCGTCGCGTCGACGAGCGGCTCCGGCGACTCACTCTTCCGGCACTGCCGGAGGAATGGTTGCCACCGATGCGCTACCTCGCGCTCGCCGGAGAGGTCAAGGCCCACGGCCTGCAGCAGGTGACTCCGTGGGAGGACCCCACCCTTCACATGGCTCACCACGGGTTGCTCACCAGCAGGGTCGACGACACCTACGGCGACCTGTTCAGCCTGCCCGAGAAGCTCCGGTCATTGCTGCTGGATCCGGCGGCCTTTCCGCTGAACGAGCAGGACGAGATGCTGCGAACCATCCATGAGGTGCGGGTCACTCACGGCATCCAGGACTGTGGTCTGGCGGCCGCGTACACGCTGAAGGACTGGGAACGATGCGCGACGACGCTGCACCGTTGGCCCCTGCGGACCGAATACAGCCAGTTCCGGCCGTTGGCCGGTCGCGTCCTCGCTGAGCTTCCGGAGGACGTGCTGCGTCGCTATCCGACGGTCGCCATGCGCGCGGCCGCGATCGGATTGTGGCCCCTCGACACGGCGTCAGTGAGCATCCCGAAGGCTCCTGACGACATCCGCGCATTCCTTGCTGCGGGCCGGCTTCCGACGCTGATGCACCAGACGAGGGTCGCCATCGGCGCCCTGCGCAAGGACGGTCGGATCAAGGAAGCGATGGACATATCGCAACGGACAGGCCATGTGGCGCGGACCGGGCAGGGTCCGACTCGCGAGCGGATCCTGAACCAGGCAACCATCTGGTGTGCCCAAGCCGGTCTGTCATTCCACCTCGGCGGGCAGGACGCGATCGCCGGACGGTTCTACCAGGCCGGATGGATGTACCGCGACTACTCCGAGGTCCCCTTCGCCGCCGCCGATGTGGCCACGAAGGCCGCCGTACTCGCCGCCATCGGCGGTGACATGCCAGCCGTGACGAGGTGGCTCGACGCGTACGACGCCATCCCGGAAGGCGCTGAATGGCCGGATGTGGTGGCGCGCACCGCGCGCCTTGCCAACGCCTACGTGAGGTGGGAGGACGGCGACTTCGAACCGCACAACGCCGGCTCCTTGGTGCCACACCTGTTTGCTGACGATGAGAACTGGCCCTTCCTCTTGATGCTGGTCGGGATGATGCTGCTCGAGGCCGGAGAGGCAGAGCGGCTGATCGAGGTCGCGGACGAGGTGCAACGGGTCCAGTTCCGTACGGCGAAGTCCGACGGCATCCACCAGCACCTGCTCCAGTCCGCACGCGCCGAGGCGTACTTGGTGCTCGGACAAGGAAATCGCGCTCTCGCCGCCATGGGCGACGAGGTCGCCGCGTCCACGGTCTTCGGGGCAACTGGCGTCCGGTGGTCACTTGCGACGGGCCAATACGACGTTGCAGCTGCCAGAGCCGAGGCCATGCTTGCGGCGCGTGGACTACCTCCTCGCCGCCGCAACCGCGTACGTGTCCTGCGCGCCGTCGCGCTCGCCCGTCTGGGTCGGACGGACGAAGCCCGCGAGGCTCTCAGGTCGGCGATCGAAGACTCCGACCGTCACGGCCTGCGGCGACTCGGCAGCGCCATGGACGTCGAGAATCGCGAGTTCATCACTGACGTACTGCCGGACGAAGCGGCAGCCTTGACCGGCCGGTCCATCGCCCGGGCGAGCCTGGACGTCACCGAACTCACCGACCGCGAGACGGTGATCCTCAAGCTGCTCGCCCAAGGGTTGACATTGCCCACCATCGCAGCGGCGGAGTACGTGTCGCTCAACACCGTCAAGACCCAGGCACGCAGTCTCTACCGCAAGTTGGGGGCAGGTTCGCGAGCGGAAGCAGTGGCCGCCGGACAGCGCCTGGGTCTTGTCGCTCCCGGCCCGTGA